Proteins encoded by one window of Sulfurospirillum barnesii SES-3:
- the fliF gene encoding flagellar basal-body MS-ring/collar protein FliF: MDLRTLLNQIATLIQNLTLRQRIVSAVSIIVLIGFLVFLMLYKNTSTSSMNGYSVLFEKTSAGDAALIVQQLDKEKVPYKIIDEGTIAVPNDMVHKQRIAIAALGIPKNSKVGFEIFDKTEFGATDFEQKIKYVRAALEGELARTIESLGPIANASVHIAIPKETVFAQKQAPATASIVLNIRSGMSLSIKQIVGIRNLVAASISNLPAENVSIVNQDGEPLGDEESNLFQGELVKSQMRYKKEFEHNIEQKIIQVLAPVIGGVDKVNAKVTVDFDFSQQNSVSEIYDPNSVPRSEQSVEEKREGKEPQDVGGVPGAISNIGPVQGLESNKKSETYQKSSTTTNYEISKKVVNSKDEFAKIKRLTAAVVVDGTYKYGVDADGNKKNELEYFPLSKEQMDAIRDVVRQTVGYNLARGDEVTVSNLEFKPLSSDGTRLPAKSTTEKIFTYAMALSPILKYIVVAVLLFIFYKKVILPFSQKMVETKLDDFEDELEPVKVDDESVEDTLEKFKEARKKVEDQLGIGQDFNEDALKYDVLLEKLKHIADEKGEDFAGIIQSMIRNEGEYEIRNNTRDFG, from the coding sequence ATGGATCTTAGAACACTTTTAAATCAAATCGCAACGCTGATTCAAAACCTGACTCTACGTCAAAGAATTGTATCGGCTGTATCTATCATTGTTTTAATTGGTTTTCTTGTGTTTCTCATGCTGTACAAAAACACCAGTACCTCTTCTATGAATGGATACTCGGTTTTATTTGAAAAAACATCTGCAGGTGATGCTGCATTGATTGTGCAACAGCTTGATAAGGAGAAAGTTCCTTACAAAATTATTGATGAGGGAACCATTGCCGTCCCTAATGATATGGTGCATAAACAGCGTATTGCCATTGCTGCTCTTGGTATTCCTAAAAACAGTAAAGTTGGTTTTGAAATTTTTGATAAAACCGAATTTGGTGCAACGGATTTTGAACAGAAAATTAAGTATGTAAGAGCAGCCCTTGAGGGTGAGTTGGCTCGCACCATTGAAAGTTTGGGGCCTATTGCCAATGCAAGCGTGCATATTGCTATTCCTAAAGAGACAGTCTTTGCACAAAAGCAAGCTCCTGCAACAGCGTCTATTGTACTTAATATTCGATCAGGGATGAGCCTTTCTATTAAGCAAATTGTAGGCATTCGAAATTTAGTCGCAGCGTCTATTTCTAACTTACCCGCAGAAAATGTTTCTATTGTCAATCAAGATGGTGAGCCTTTGGGAGATGAAGAGAGTAACCTTTTTCAAGGCGAGTTGGTTAAGAGTCAAATGCGCTATAAAAAAGAGTTTGAGCATAATATTGAGCAAAAAATTATTCAAGTCTTAGCTCCTGTGATTGGCGGTGTTGATAAAGTGAACGCTAAAGTCACGGTTGATTTTGATTTTTCACAACAAAATTCTGTCAGTGAGATTTATGATCCTAATTCCGTTCCAAGAAGTGAGCAGAGTGTCGAGGAAAAACGTGAAGGAAAAGAACCACAAGATGTTGGCGGGGTTCCAGGTGCGATTAGTAACATTGGTCCTGTGCAAGGTTTAGAGAGCAACAAAAAAAGTGAAACTTATCAAAAAAGCTCCACGACAACCAATTATGAAATTTCTAAAAAAGTAGTCAATTCCAAAGATGAATTTGCCAAAATCAAACGTTTAACCGCTGCCGTTGTTGTGGATGGAACGTATAAATATGGCGTAGATGCGGATGGAAATAAAAAGAATGAACTAGAGTATTTCCCTTTAAGCAAAGAGCAAATGGATGCTATTCGTGATGTAGTAAGGCAAACAGTTGGTTATAATCTTGCAAGGGGTGATGAGGTTACGGTGAGTAACTTAGAATTTAAACCACTCTCCAGTGATGGAACAAGGCTTCCTGCTAAAAGTACAACAGAGAAGATTTTTACCTATGCTATGGCATTGTCTCCTATCTTAAAATACATAGTTGTAGCGGTTTTATTATTTATTTTCTATAAAAAAGTTATTCTTCCATTTAGTCAGAAAATGGTTGAAACAAAATTGGATGATTTTGAAGACGAACTCGAACCTGTTAAAGTAGACGATGAAAGCGTAGAAGATACGTTAGAAAAATTTAAAGAAGCTCGTAAAAAGGTAGAAGATCAATTAGGTATTGGTCAAGATTTTAATGAAGACGCACTTAAGTACGATGTATTGCTTGAAAAGCTTAAGCATATCGCCGATGAAAAAGGTGAAGATTTTGCAGGTATTATTCAATCAATGATTCGCAATGAAGGTGAATATGAAATTAGAAACAATACGAGGGATTTTGGATAA
- a CDS encoding 50S ribosomal protein L25/general stress protein Ctc → MLEGIIRDSIEKKATKALRRDGYLIANIYGKGEENINAAFKANEFIKAAKSKETLIFPVKVAGKEYSVVIQDYQRDPVNSNLLHVDLRIALPGVVSKYLVPVKTVGIPKGTKNKGVLIQSKKRLAVKCTAENLPNDFTVDVSELDVGETILVRDIAVPANVKIMDETRVSVAGVIKAK, encoded by the coding sequence ATGTTAGAAGGCATCATTAGAGATAGTATCGAAAAAAAGGCTACTAAAGCACTTCGTAGAGATGGATATCTAATTGCTAATATTTACGGTAAGGGTGAAGAAAACATCAATGCTGCATTTAAAGCAAACGAATTCATCAAGGCAGCAAAGAGTAAAGAGACGCTTATTTTCCCAGTTAAAGTGGCTGGTAAAGAGTACAGTGTTGTAATCCAAGATTACCAAAGAGACCCAGTAAACAGCAATCTTTTACATGTAGATTTACGTATTGCGCTTCCAGGTGTTGTTAGTAAATATTTAGTTCCTGTAAAAACGGTCGGTATTCCAAAAGGTACAAAAAATAAAGGTGTTTTAATTCAGTCTAAAAAACGTTTAGCGGTTAAATGTACAGCCGAAAACCTACCAAATGATTTTACCGTTGATGTGAGTGAACTTGATGTGGGTGAAACCATTCTTGTACGTGATATTGCGGTTCCAGCCAATGTAAAAATTATGGATGAGACACGTGTATCTGTAGCGGGAGTTATTAAAGCGAAGTAA
- a CDS encoding type IV pilus twitching motility protein PilT: MAESVNVSELTFEMTKRLKVYLSQLVESEGSDLHVKTGTTIRGRINGEIVPFSNEALSYQEGLTLAKELLRSRFPELVEKKNIDFTFKLNDAYRFRVNMFFQVDGVSAVFRTIPMVLPTVESLHLPSVINTLCDLSRGLVLVTGPTGSGKTTTLASMINRINQTQKKHIITIEDPVEFIYKDASCVVNQRAIGPDAISFSDALRAALREDPDVILVGEMRDLETIETAIHAAETGHLVLSTLHTLDAKETIGRIIGMFPGSEQNRIKMSLSSVLQGIVAQRLVKTVDKGRTAAVEILVKNARIEALILEGRELEIPDALKEGKEVYKTQTFDQALLGLYTEGKISREEAIRSSSSRNDIAMALDFYDADKMQKEKRKNDTHSLQNEVEMVDQDIIALKK; the protein is encoded by the coding sequence ATGGCAGAAAGTGTCAATGTTAGTGAACTTACCTTTGAGATGACAAAACGGCTCAAAGTCTATTTGAGTCAATTGGTTGAAAGTGAGGGAAGCGATTTACATGTTAAAACAGGTACGACGATTCGAGGACGAATTAACGGTGAAATTGTTCCCTTTTCAAATGAAGCCTTAAGCTATCAAGAGGGCTTAACTTTAGCCAAAGAGCTTTTACGCAGTCGTTTTCCTGAATTGGTAGAGAAAAAAAACATTGATTTTACCTTTAAATTGAATGATGCCTATCGCTTTCGTGTCAATATGTTTTTTCAAGTTGATGGCGTTTCGGCTGTTTTTCGAACCATTCCAATGGTTTTGCCCACAGTAGAGTCTTTGCATTTACCTTCAGTTATCAACACCTTGTGTGATCTTTCACGAGGCTTAGTCTTGGTCACAGGCCCTACAGGTTCAGGTAAAACAACAACGCTTGCTTCCATGATTAATCGTATTAATCAAACACAAAAGAAACACATTATTACCATTGAAGACCCTGTTGAATTTATTTACAAAGATGCTTCATGTGTGGTCAATCAACGTGCCATTGGTCCTGATGCTATCTCGTTTTCAGATGCTCTGCGTGCAGCACTTCGAGAAGATCCTGATGTGATTTTAGTGGGGGAAATGCGCGATTTAGAGACCATTGAGACAGCAATTCATGCTGCAGAGACAGGGCATCTAGTCCTCTCAACCCTGCACACATTGGATGCTAAAGAGACCATCGGGAGAATTATTGGCATGTTCCCAGGCAGTGAGCAAAATCGTATTAAAATGTCACTTTCATCTGTTTTGCAGGGTATTGTGGCACAAAGACTTGTGAAAACAGTTGATAAAGGGCGCACGGCTGCGGTTGAAATATTGGTTAAAAATGCACGCATTGAAGCATTAATTTTAGAAGGGCGTGAATTAGAGATTCCTGATGCCCTTAAAGAGGGAAAAGAAGTTTATAAAACGCAAACCTTTGACCAAGCCTTGTTGGGGCTTTATACCGAGGGGAAAATTTCAAGAGAAGAAGCCATTCGCTCCTCCTCAAGTCGTAATGACATTGCGATGGCACTTGATTTTTACGATGCTGATAAAATGCAAAAAGAAAAACGAAAAAATGATACGCATTCTCTTCAAAATGAAGTGGAAATGGTTGACCAAGATATTATTGCTCTCAAAAAATAG
- the lysA gene encoding diaminopimelate decarboxylase, with amino-acid sequence MTKFSALAQKYGTPLYVYNFDTITQKFSALKEVFKARKSLICFAVKANSNLSVLHHMAHLGAGCDCVSIGEVKRALFAGIPKYKIIFSGVGKRDDEIEEALRNDILMLNLESEEEMKRVEIIAEKLGVVARISIRVNPNIDPKTHPYISTGLHENKFGVDIESAKRMYIHAKNSLSLDPVGIHFHIGSQITEVNPFKEAAEVLANLLRNLKALKIDIKFFDVGGGIGIQYKEEETIALYEYAQSIFSALGGLDVTLVCEPGRYLVGDCGYFLTKVLYEKHNGFKRFVIVDGAMNDLIRPSLYQAYHAIEAEGKEGAEKSVCDVVGPVCESGDFFAKNIELPALEHDDLLVVKSAGAYGFTMSSNYNTRSRVAEVALQNGEDRLIRRRETFEDVIALEKACL; translated from the coding sequence ATGACGAAATTCTCTGCTTTAGCACAAAAATATGGTACCCCTTTGTATGTTTACAATTTCGATACGATTACCCAAAAATTTAGCGCACTCAAAGAAGTTTTCAAAGCACGCAAATCATTGATTTGTTTTGCGGTTAAAGCCAATTCCAACCTTTCGGTTCTACACCATATGGCACACTTAGGTGCAGGATGTGATTGTGTCTCCATTGGTGAAGTGAAACGAGCTTTATTTGCGGGTATTCCTAAGTATAAAATTATTTTTAGTGGTGTGGGTAAAAGGGACGATGAGATTGAAGAAGCACTTCGTAATGATATTTTAATGCTCAATCTTGAGAGCGAAGAAGAGATGAAGCGGGTGGAAATAATTGCTGAAAAATTGGGTGTTGTTGCACGTATTAGTATTCGGGTAAATCCCAATATTGACCCTAAAACGCATCCTTATATTTCCACAGGATTGCATGAAAACAAATTTGGCGTGGATATTGAAAGTGCAAAGCGTATGTATATTCATGCGAAAAATAGCCTTTCACTTGATCCTGTGGGCATTCATTTTCATATTGGCAGTCAAATTACAGAGGTAAATCCTTTTAAAGAAGCCGCCGAGGTTTTAGCTAACTTGCTTCGCAATTTAAAAGCACTGAAGATTGATATTAAATTTTTTGATGTCGGTGGTGGCATTGGTATTCAGTATAAAGAAGAAGAGACCATTGCTCTGTATGAATACGCTCAGTCTATTTTTAGTGCGTTAGGTGGATTGGATGTTACGCTTGTGTGTGAACCTGGGCGTTATTTGGTGGGTGATTGTGGCTATTTTCTCACGAAAGTTTTGTATGAAAAACATAATGGTTTTAAGCGTTTTGTGATCGTGGATGGTGCTATGAACGATTTGATTCGACCAAGCCTTTACCAAGCCTACCATGCGATTGAAGCTGAGGGAAAAGAGGGTGCTGAAAAAAGTGTGTGTGATGTGGTAGGTCCTGTGTGTGAGAGTGGTGATTTTTTTGCGAAAAACATTGAACTTCCTGCTTTGGAACACGATGATCTTTTGGTGGTGAAAAGTGCAGGTGCGTATGGATTTACCATGAGTAGCAATTACAATACCCGTTCACGTGTGGCAGAAGTTGCTCTCCAAAACGGAGAAGATCGTTTAATTCGCAGACGTGAAACATTTGAGGATGTCATTGCGTTGGAGAAAGCGTGTCTATGA
- the pheA gene encoding prephenate dehydratase, translating to MQTIETYRKKIDAIDNDILKLLNERMELVKEIGKAKQTSGTAIYRPEREKEILDRLKSLNKGALNEKAIDAIFLEVFAVSRNLEFPEKIAFMGPEGSYTHQAAESRFGAMGSYIEVSSIEAVFHVLENGEAKYGVVPVENNTAGAVGTTLDCLGKFSSKIVAELYMDIHHSFATVCEDIKKIKRIYSHPQGYNQCRKFLEEHRLLGVEFIPTKSTAEAAQKASVEHDSAAICSHIAAKLSNLPVLFEKIEDNMANQTRFLILSDFKNKKGIHNKTSILAKTDDKPGGLVEFLQTFQDQKVNLTKIESRPTKEKGFQSIFYMDFEGHIDDENVQKVIEENKDRYDIKWLGSYICGG from the coding sequence ATGCAAACGATAGAAACGTATCGCAAAAAAATTGATGCCATTGATAATGACATTTTAAAACTTTTAAATGAGCGTATGGAGTTGGTCAAAGAGATTGGTAAGGCAAAGCAAACCAGTGGGACTGCAATTTATCGACCTGAGCGGGAAAAAGAGATTTTGGATCGTTTAAAGTCACTGAACAAAGGTGCTTTAAATGAGAAAGCCATTGATGCGATTTTTTTAGAAGTTTTTGCGGTAAGCCGAAATCTTGAGTTTCCAGAAAAAATTGCTTTTATGGGACCAGAGGGAAGTTATACCCATCAAGCAGCAGAAAGCCGTTTTGGAGCTATGGGTAGCTACATTGAAGTGAGCTCTATTGAAGCGGTTTTTCATGTCCTTGAAAACGGTGAAGCTAAGTATGGTGTGGTTCCTGTTGAAAACAATACCGCAGGGGCGGTGGGAACAACGCTGGATTGTTTAGGCAAGTTTAGCTCAAAAATTGTCGCAGAGCTTTATATGGATATTCACCACTCGTTTGCAACCGTTTGTGAAGATATTAAAAAAATTAAACGTATCTATTCGCATCCGCAAGGCTACAATCAGTGTCGTAAATTTTTAGAAGAACACAGGCTTTTGGGTGTGGAATTTATTCCCACAAAATCAACAGCAGAAGCAGCGCAAAAAGCAAGTGTTGAACATGATTCTGCTGCTATTTGTTCGCATATCGCTGCAAAATTATCCAATCTTCCTGTTTTGTTTGAAAAAATTGAAGACAATATGGCAAATCAAACACGCTTTTTAATTTTGAGTGATTTCAAGAACAAAAAAGGGATTCACAATAAAACCTCTATTTTGGCAAAAACCGATGACAAACCAGGAGGACTTGTAGAGTTTTTACAAACCTTTCAAGACCAAAAAGTAAATCTCACTAAAATAGAGTCGCGACCAACCAAAGAAAAAGGGTTTCAATCCATTTTTTATATGGATTTTGAGGGGCACATTGATGATGAAAATGTTCAAAAAGTGATTGAAGAGAACAAAGACAGATACGATATTAAATGGCTTGGAAGCTATATTTGTGGAGGATGA
- the fliG gene encoding flagellar motor switch protein FliG — translation MMKLTEEQKTLYNELTMAEKAAILLIQLGEDATANLFSHMEIDVVTDISKHIATAKNIDKSVANAVLEEFYVILQSNQYIRSGGLEYAKEILYRTFGAEGAQKILDKLSKSMENSQSFGYLSQIKPQQLGDFIINEHPQTVALILAHMDPTSAAETLSYFPDQIRSEVTIRMANLGEISPSVVKRVSAVLENKLESLTSYKVEVGGPRAVAEILNRLGQKASKTTIAYIEQADEKLASVIKDMMFTFEDIMKLDGNSVREILKVADKKDLMVALKGAVPELQQKFFDNMSQRAQEAFVEEMNFLGAVRVKDVEESQRKIVEEVQKLAEQGVLQIGEAEEMIN, via the coding sequence ATAATGAAACTAACTGAAGAGCAAAAAACCCTTTACAATGAACTAACAATGGCTGAAAAAGCGGCTATTTTGTTAATACAGCTTGGAGAAGATGCTACGGCAAATCTTTTTTCACACATGGAAATTGATGTCGTTACGGATATTTCTAAGCACATTGCAACCGCTAAAAATATTGATAAATCTGTTGCCAATGCTGTACTGGAAGAATTTTATGTTATTTTACAATCCAATCAGTATATTAGAAGCGGTGGTTTGGAATATGCAAAAGAGATTTTATACCGAACCTTTGGTGCAGAGGGCGCACAAAAGATTTTAGATAAACTCTCCAAATCCATGGAAAATTCTCAAAGCTTTGGTTATCTTTCTCAAATTAAACCGCAACAATTGGGTGATTTTATTATTAATGAGCATCCGCAAACGGTTGCGCTTATTTTAGCTCATATGGATCCAACCAGTGCAGCTGAGACACTTTCTTATTTTCCAGATCAAATACGCAGTGAAGTGACCATTAGAATGGCAAATCTAGGTGAGATTTCCCCTTCAGTAGTCAAACGTGTCTCAGCCGTATTGGAAAATAAATTAGAATCACTAACATCGTATAAAGTTGAGGTAGGTGGTCCTCGTGCGGTTGCTGAAATTCTGAACCGTCTTGGTCAAAAAGCTTCTAAAACAACCATTGCTTACATCGAACAAGCTGATGAAAAATTAGCTTCAGTGATTAAAGATATGATGTTTACCTTTGAAGATATTATGAAACTTGATGGTAATTCTGTGCGTGAAATTCTGAAAGTTGCCGATAAAAAAGACTTGATGGTCGCCCTTAAGGGTGCTGTGCCTGAATTACAACAAAAGTTTTTCGATAATATGTCTCAACGTGCACAAGAGGCTTTTGTTGAGGAGATGAACTTTTTAGGTGCTGTGCGTGTCAAAGATGTTGAAGAGTCACAGCGAAAAATTGTTGAAGAAGTGCAAAAACTAGCAGAGCAAGGTGTACTTCAAATTGGCGAAGCCGAAGAGATGATAAACTAA
- a CDS encoding LptF/LptG family permease yields the protein MKLFEKYIIMHYLKNVFVIFLGLDLFYVGVDLLSNYKNIPDSANLQLLYALFQAMNAINYVLPLSIVFGMIVTYFTMLKTNEIICMYASSISKKALARPLFFSALALSILYVSLNFTEFAYAHEYGSNLKKYNRISTSSEDLFLKHNNQYIYFKKLDPLKQIAYDVSIFEVNDVDVNRIIRAKTASFINNAWLLREVDIINKPYISSLDDKGFSKEKRESLSAMENFKPKIMDNVYQSDFSLSIRDGIDALRFFTVQGVNTTKIKATLFYQIFFPFFAPFLIVILFYKAPLMGRYYNTAWVASVFAFITLLIWSGLFLLSRLAINGVLLSEIAILAPILLLGFVALYFYAKRT from the coding sequence ATGAAACTTTTTGAGAAATATATCATCATGCATTATCTCAAAAACGTCTTCGTTATTTTCTTGGGTTTGGATCTCTTTTATGTAGGCGTTGATCTTTTAAGCAATTATAAAAATATACCTGACTCAGCAAACCTTCAATTGCTATACGCGCTTTTTCAAGCCATGAATGCTATTAATTATGTCTTACCCCTTTCCATCGTTTTTGGAATGATTGTTACGTATTTTACGATGCTGAAAACCAATGAAATTATTTGTATGTATGCTTCAAGCATTAGCAAAAAAGCGTTGGCTCGTCCTTTGTTTTTTTCTGCTTTAGCACTGAGTATCCTCTATGTATCGCTCAATTTTACAGAATTTGCCTATGCACACGAATATGGCTCAAACCTTAAAAAATACAATCGTATCTCAACCAGTTCTGAAGATTTGTTTTTAAAACACAACAATCAATATATCTATTTTAAAAAATTAGACCCCTTGAAACAAATTGCTTATGATGTAAGCATCTTTGAGGTGAATGATGTTGATGTCAACCGTATTATTCGTGCAAAAACGGCTTCGTTCATCAATAACGCATGGTTGCTAAGAGAGGTTGATATTATCAACAAGCCTTATATTAGCTCCTTAGATGATAAAGGGTTTTCCAAAGAGAAACGTGAGAGTTTAAGCGCAATGGAAAATTTTAAACCAAAAATTATGGACAATGTCTACCAAAGTGATTTTTCACTTTCAATTCGTGATGGTATCGATGCATTGCGCTTCTTTACCGTACAAGGAGTGAATACAACAAAAATTAAAGCAACCCTTTTTTATCAAATCTTTTTTCCCTTTTTTGCTCCTTTTTTAATTGTTATTTTATTTTACAAAGCACCTCTCATGGGACGTTATTATAATACTGCATGGGTGGCTTCTGTTTTTGCTTTTATAACATTGCTTATTTGGAGTGGACTCTTTTTGCTTAGTCGTTTGGCAATTAATGGGGTATTACTTTCAGAAATTGCGATTCTAGCACCGATTCTTTTATTGGGCTTTGTCGCACTTTATTTTTACGCTAAACGCACATAA
- the pth gene encoding aminoacyl-tRNA hydrolase, with amino-acid sequence MTLIVGLGNPDFQYKNNRHNVGFMVIDAFLDDHPLAEKITKTSFKGELFKAPSMLLLKPTTYMNLSGESVRSVSDYFKPDQIIVIHDDLDLPFGTVRYKIGGGHGGHNGLRSIDAHIGAEYIRVRIGIGKPLHKSDVAKYVLSDFSMCQREFLPELLLHVKKSIQELLREDLKEVSLQYSLKQTWCDGDKV; translated from the coding sequence ATGACACTGATTGTTGGATTAGGAAACCCTGATTTTCAATACAAAAACAACCGACATAATGTTGGATTTATGGTCATCGATGCTTTTCTCGATGACCATCCTCTTGCAGAAAAAATTACCAAAACCTCTTTTAAAGGGGAGCTTTTTAAAGCCCCATCAATGCTACTTCTAAAACCCACAACCTATATGAATCTTTCTGGAGAAAGTGTTCGCTCTGTGAGTGATTACTTTAAACCCGATCAGATTATTGTGATTCATGATGATTTAGATCTACCTTTTGGAACGGTACGTTATAAGATAGGTGGAGGTCATGGTGGACACAATGGGCTTCGCTCGATTGATGCACATATAGGAGCTGAGTATATACGGGTTCGTATTGGTATTGGAAAACCACTGCACAAAAGTGATGTGGCTAAATACGTTCTTTCTGATTTTTCAATGTGCCAAAGAGAATTTTTACCTGAATTACTTTTACATGTAAAGAAAAGCATTCAGGAATTGTTACGTGAGGATTTAAAAGAAGTTTCGCTACAATATTCCCTTAAACAAACATGGTGTGATGGAGATAAGGTATGA
- the hisC gene encoding histidinol-phosphate transaminase, producing the protein MQFNSVLDNLKTYEAGKPIELVVREYGIEAKDVIKLASNENPRGCSQKVIEAVREEATKMNLYPDDSMYELKEALAHKYNVSDKNIIIGSGSDQVIEFAIHAKANANTKVLIAGVTFAMYEIYTLQTGAKVLKTPSAQHNLKEMLELYKANSDISIVVLCLPNNPLGECVDTKDVYAFLDEIHPETLVIIDGAYQEYARFKDAAKKIEPSDIIAKYPNTIYTGTFSKAYGLGGMRCGYGIAQPEIIKALLKLRAPFNITNLTLKAAIVALRDQDFVDASVRENFEQMKAYEAFAKALGFRIIESYTNFIVLEFDARKNSGEIAQKLMEKGIIVRNLGSYGMNAIRVTIGTPEQNSRFFECFKTLYM; encoded by the coding sequence ATGCAATTTAACAGCGTTTTAGATAATTTAAAAACCTATGAAGCGGGAAAACCTATAGAGTTAGTTGTAAGAGAGTATGGCATTGAAGCCAAAGATGTCATTAAGCTTGCAAGTAATGAAAACCCACGAGGATGTAGCCAAAAAGTTATTGAAGCGGTCAGAGAAGAAGCTACAAAAATGAATTTATATCCTGATGACAGTATGTATGAACTCAAAGAAGCGCTTGCTCATAAATACAATGTGAGTGATAAAAATATTATTATTGGCTCAGGAAGCGATCAAGTCATCGAATTTGCTATTCATGCCAAAGCCAATGCAAATACGAAAGTACTAATAGCAGGCGTTACCTTTGCCATGTATGAAATTTACACCCTTCAAACAGGGGCAAAAGTTCTGAAAACACCTTCTGCACAGCATAATTTAAAAGAGATGCTAGAACTCTATAAAGCCAATAGTGATATTTCTATTGTTGTGCTTTGTCTTCCCAACAATCCTTTAGGTGAGTGTGTGGATACAAAAGATGTGTATGCTTTTTTAGATGAAATTCATCCAGAAACCCTTGTGATTATTGATGGAGCCTACCAAGAGTATGCTCGTTTTAAAGATGCTGCAAAGAAAATTGAGCCATCTGATATAATCGCAAAATACCCTAATACAATTTACACAGGGACGTTTTCAAAAGCGTATGGATTGGGAGGAATGCGTTGTGGGTATGGTATTGCTCAGCCTGAAATTATTAAAGCTTTATTAAAACTTCGTGCTCCTTTTAATATTACAAATTTGACATTAAAAGCAGCGATTGTTGCTTTAAGAGATCAAGATTTTGTGGATGCTTCTGTGCGAGAAAATTTTGAACAGATGAAGGCATACGAAGCGTTTGCAAAAGCATTGGGTTTTCGTATTATTGAGAGTTATACCAATTTTATTGTTTTAGAATTTGATGCACGTAAAAACTCTGGAGAAATTGCTCAAAAATTAATGGAAAAGGGTATAATCGTTAGAAATTTAGGTTCATACGGGATGAATGCTATTCGTGTAACCATTGGAACTCCTGAGCAAAATAGTCGCTTTTTTGAATGCTTTAAAACACTTTACATGTAA
- a CDS encoding HAD-IIA family hydrolase → MSYLIDVQGTLIDDVNKEPIEGAIAFIESLNASKIPYVVITNNTKIPSVEFHQFLCNLGFAIPKNNYLDPFMTLEKVLHVKAIRSFGAQEFLDVMETLGYEQNAQNPEAIVIASKKDFDANDYASMIELVLGGAKIVGMHATSIYAKDKRRYPGVGAILEMLSYATGAEYSVVGKPSTLFYSEALKRLQMQADVKNFDEITIISDDAIGDLVGAKALGMKTILVLSGKCQSEAEVLHVKSSLDAIVPNIGHIKGEECKR, encoded by the coding sequence ATGAGTTATTTAATTGATGTACAAGGAACGCTCATTGATGATGTGAATAAAGAGCCGATTGAGGGAGCTATTGCTTTTATTGAGTCTTTAAATGCTTCCAAAATACCTTATGTGGTGATTACCAATAACACAAAAATTCCTAGTGTGGAGTTTCATCAATTTTTATGCAATTTGGGTTTTGCTATTCCAAAAAATAATTATCTTGATCCCTTTATGACGTTAGAAAAAGTCTTACATGTAAAAGCCATTCGTAGCTTTGGTGCACAAGAGTTTTTGGATGTGATGGAGACATTAGGGTATGAACAAAACGCACAAAATCCTGAAGCCATCGTCATTGCGAGTAAAAAGGATTTTGATGCGAATGATTATGCAAGCATGATAGAATTGGTTTTAGGCGGCGCTAAAATCGTAGGAATGCATGCCACAAGCATTTACGCAAAAGATAAACGTCGCTATCCAGGTGTTGGCGCAATTTTAGAAATGCTTTCGTATGCCACAGGTGCGGAGTATAGTGTGGTAGGAAAACCTAGTACACTGTTTTACAGCGAAGCGTTAAAGCGTTTACAAATGCAAGCTGATGTGAAAAATTTTGATGAGATTACGATTATTAGCGATGATGCTATTGGGGATTTAGTAGGTGCAAAAGCCTTGGGGATGAAAACGATTTTAGTGCTCAGCGGTAAATGCCAAAGTGAGGCAGAAGTCTTACATGTAAAGAGTTCCTTAGATGCGATTGTTCCCAATATTGGGCATATTAAAGGTGAAGAATGCAAACGATAG